The DNA window GATGTATCGATTTACAAAAAATGAAAAATATTTAAACCAGGCTCGTCATATTGCAAAATTTATTCTGAACAATCCTACTCTTCCAGAGGATAAAATTCCATATTGGGATTTCAACGATCCAAAAATTCCAGAAGTTCCCCGCGATGCTTCTGCTGGTGCTATCATAGCCTCGGCACTTTTGGAGTTAGGTCAATATGTAGAAAAAGATGAAAGAGCAAACTATGCAGATGCAGCCCGCCAAATGATAGTGAGTTTATCTGGAGATAAGTACCGTTCACAATTAGGCGAGAATGGTGGTTTTCTTCTAAAGCACAGCACAGGAGGCTTACCTCTTAATTCAGAGATTGATGTTCCGCTAATTTATGCAGATTATTATTTTCTGGAAGCTTTGAAAAGATATAAAGACTGGTATCTATAATAAATTCATTTTTAATGAAAGCAATACAATGGGTTATAGTAATGGTAGGCATAGGATCATTGGTTCATGCACAACAATCTACAATACTATTGAAACTACAGCTTAAAAACAGCCTCGATCTTCAGCGTAATACACAGTCAATAGAAATCCCGTTGAAAAAGGTTAAACTTCTTATTGGTAAAACTTTCAGGATCAAAGAAACGTCTACAGGTAAGGAAATACCTTATCAATGGCTCAAGAACGGTGATCTTCTTGTTCAGGGTGATTTTACAGCTAAAGAAACAAAAAAAATAGAATTCTCTCAAACGCCATCACAATCCTTAAGCAATATGGTGTACGGAAGATTTATACCTGAACGTTTAGGAGATTTCGCCTGGGAAAATGATAAGATCGCCTTCCGTATGTATGGTAAAGAATTGGAAAAAGTTCCTGAACAAAATGGATGGGGAATGGACGCATGGGCTAAAAGAACCGACCTAATGGTAATCAATGAATGGTACAAATTAAATAATTATCATGAGGATAATGGAGATGGTTTAGATTTTTTTCAGGTTGGAAAAACCTTAGGAGCCGGAGACATTTTACCTTACATCAGTGGAGAGTTTGTTTATCTTGGAAATTATACTTCATACAAAATTCTGGAGGAAGGACCTCTACGTTTTACTTTTGAGCTTACCTATCCTCAAGTAGAAAAAGGTGGTTACGAAATTTCTGTTGTCAAAAGAATTAGTCTCGATGCAGGCTCTCAACTTAACAAGTCTGTAGCTACCTATCACTTTTCAGGCAGACAAACGCTTCCTGTTTTCGCTGGAATTGTTCATTGGGATGGCAAAGGTGAAAAGGTAGCAGACCAGAATAATCATTTAGCTGCTTACTGGCCTGAGAATTCAAAAAACGGGATTGTAGGAACAGGGATGCTTTTTCCTTACGCTAACTATTATATTGTAGATAAGAATAAACATTTAGGATCAGAAATTATTTTGAGTAATAAACAATCTGTGACCTTTTACGCAGGAGCCGCATGGGATAAAGCAGGAGAAATTACTTCCGCTAAGGATTGGGAAAAATATCTTCAGGAGTTTTACCTAAAACTTAAATATCCAATACAGGTTTCCAAATAATAAAACAAAATCCTGATCAATTGATCAGGATCTGTCTGTTTGAATAATATGAGATATTGTTCAAACCATAATTGAGTTATAATGAATGTTTTGGTGTCGTTTGTCATACTAATTACACATGGTAAGAAACTGATGGCTCATCTGTACTTTGAATCTGGCATCTGATTTTAACTTACTATAAATCGTAGCTTCTATAGCCTGTACAGCTTTTAGTTTCTGATCAATGAAATTAGCAATCTGTACCACAGAGAAAATAAAATCTCTATATACTGCAATATTAACCGTTTGTCCGTAACAAGGTAAATAAGCCTTTAAAAAGGGAATTGTCTGCTGATGGAGGTTATAATTCACACAATAACCGGCTCCTTCTTTAGAAGTAATAATTTCATAATTATTAATATAATCAAGAACATTTTCTTCTTTTGGAGAAATCGATTTTTTTGTAAAATGACGATTAACTTTATCCAGAATATGTTGAGCATATTCCATCATCGTAATTGTTTTCCATTCAAAAACATGATTGATATTGTTTTTACTGTTCTTCTTTTCTTTTCCATTTTCACAACTGGTACAAAAGGAAAGACCAATCTTTTCATAATATGGAAAAAAACAATCTTTGATCTGAATGGAAGCATCAGTCTGAACTCTGTCATTTCCAAAATTATAATACAAATAAGGACGATACATATCTGTGAAGCTTTTCAGAAAATCAATTTCACTGGTATTGTGATACTCTTCAAACCATTTTTCAAGGTTATCGTAATAATGACTTTCAAACTCTTTATAACTTAAGTAAAACGGCAATTCCATAGCTTTATATTTTGGTGAGACAAAGCTATTTCAGTAATGCGACAAAACTTGACGTGTTATTATTAATTTAAAAAAATTAATTAGTGAAAAATGAGAAGATGAAACTATTTATTTGTCATAGTTTTTCATAATATACTCAAAGTACTGAATCATTTTCATATAATTTTCTATGCTTATATATTCGTTGGTACTGTGAATACTCTGCTTTTCTGCATCAGTGATCTTTATTGGCATGAATCTATAGACATTCTTACTAACGATCTGATATTTATAAGCATCCGTTCCGGCCATTGTGAGATATGGTGTGGTAATAGCATTCGGGTAAATCTGCTTAATACCTTCCTGAATTAGTTGATAGGCTTTAACATTTGTAGGCGACACAGCAGAAGCTTCCCTTGTATTATCAATCTCCTCTACTTCAACATCAAAACCTTTTGTAGCTTTTTTAATATGATCCCTGATGTCTTTAACGGAGTCTCCTGAAAGAAGTCTGAAATTAACAACAAATTCAACTTCCGGAGAAAGTACATTCGTTCCATCACTACCTTTCATCATGGTAAGAGCTGTTGTAGAGCGAATTAAAGCATTCGTAGAATTATTCTTGGCAAGTTGGGAAAGTAATACCGATTTTAAAAGCCATTGATTGGAAATAGCAAGTCTATTTACAAAAGGCATTGTTCCACCAATATTATCAAAAAATTCCTTTATTAAAGGAGTAATCATGGGTTTCATCTGATCTTCTTCCAACCTCTGCATAATAACCGCCGCTTTACCAATAGCACTTTGCATAGGAGGCATGGAAGAATGGCCGCCTAAACCTTTTACCTTTATTTTTGCAGAGAGAAATCCTTTTTCAGCGCATCCCACTACCGCTACATCAGAATCTATTCCTTTAATACTTCCTTTCTGTAATATTAAACCTCCTTCATCATAGACGGCATCAAACTTCAATCCTTTTTCTTTAAAGTGTTTGGCAATCTGCTTTGCTCCCTTTCTTCCTCCAACTTCTTCATCAAATCCCAAAGCCAGATAAATATCCCGTTGTGGAAGTGCCCCGCTTTTAATCATATTGGTAAGAGATTCCATCAAAGAAAATAACATTCCCTTCATATCTATCGCACCTCTTCCATAGATCCTCCCATCAGCAACTGCTCCCGAAAAAGGTGCATAATCCCAATCTTCCGATACTTTTGTTACCGCAGGTAAAGCCTTATCATTAGGCCTGAAAATATCTTGTGCATTATTTTTGATGTCAGCGTCTCCGGGAGGAACGACATCCATATGTGATAAAAAAAGAATAGGTTCAAGATCTGGTTTACTCCCTTTTAACTTAAAAACCAATCCATATTTATTCACTTCATAGTTTTCTGTATTCTGATATACTAAAGGATAAGATTTTTTCAGATATTCTTTAAACTGATCAAATGGTGCATAATTGAAAACATCCAAATCACCTGCTGATACAGTTGGAACTTTTATTCCGCCTGAAAGCCTTTGGATTGCAGAATCATTTTTCACCCATTTTACTTCAGCAACTGTGGTTGTATTATTTTTCTTAAATGGATAGGTAAAAGTTTTAATCAGAAGTATTGCTACCAAAATAATTACAATACTTAAAATTGCTAAAAAGAATTTTTTCATGATAATTTGGTTTTGTGATGGCTTTCCAATAAATATAACAAAGATATTTCTATTAAAAAAACTTAGAATACAAGACCAACCTTCAATGACGTTCGAATAATAAATATTTAAATAGGATTAAAAGCCGAAAAATTATTCTTGTTATCAAGTTCCTGTCTCCTTTTCCTGATAAAATCTGTTGGACGGATTCCATTAATTTCATAAAACAAATCTGAAAAATTTTGTCTGGAAGCTATACCACATTCTTTAGCTAACGTTTCAATTCTATATTTAAGATATTCTTTATTTTCAAATAGCTGTCTGGTTATATAATTGATCCTAAGCTCACTTAAATACTTATTGAAATTCATCCCCTTGCAATCATTAATCACCTGTGAAAGGTAGTTGGAATTGGTTCCCATTTGGCCGGCAAGTTTATTAATAGTAAGCCCTTTCTGAGTATATTCCTTCTTGTCTTCAAAAATTTTTAATTTTCGAAGTAATTCTTCTACTTTGTTTTCATCTAATCCTGTTTTTTTCTCTTCTGTCTCTATAGGCACAAGAGATTTCTCAAAAATCAAATTCTGTTGTAGGCTAAATTTTTCTTCTAAAATAATATATTTTCGTTGTACATCCTTTTCTCTTCTGTACCTTATAATCAATAAAATTGCAAGCAGAACAGCCAATAAAATCAGGCCAACAATAATAGATCTTCCCCATGAGTTCGCCTTCTCTAATTTACTCTTTTCTTCAAGCAGCGTTTTTGTATCAAACTCTTTATGGATCTTGTTTGATAAGTAAATAAAATCTCTTGAGATAATACTGTCCGCTTTTAAAAGCTGGCTGGTAAAATATAATTGTTGTCCCTGATCTCCTTCTTTTTTATAATGCTTGATCAATATCTCATAATTCTCTCTGAGTTCAGGAAGGATAAACTGATGCTTTTGAAAAATTGAATCTACTTTTTTGAAATATGAAATTGACTCTGCATTATTTTTTAACCCTGCATAACTTTTACCAACGTAAAAATAATCTACAGAAAGTCTGGCAAAATCTCCACTTTTCTTAATCGGAGGAATTGATTCTTTTAAGTATTCTGTTGCGGCTAAATATTCGCTGTCATCATATTCTAAAATCCCCTTAGAAAGTAGGAAGTAGCCTTTTTCCTGTTCATAATCACTATCACTGCCTGCTTCTTCAAGTCCTGTCTCAATTGCTAAGGTTGCCTGATCTGGCTTTTTTAGGTTACGATAACAAATAATCAGCTGATGAAGACTATTAAGATAACCTTTCTTATTGTTATAAACTTCGTTGGGATGTAAACCCGATTTGGATTTAGGATTATAATAATCAATGCATTGCTCAAACAATTTTGAGGCTTCTTCGTAATATCCCAAATAACTTTTTACAACCCCAATATGATATAAATTCTGATATTTTAAAAAATCGTTCTTTGTATTTTTAGAATACTCATAGGCTTTAAGGTATTCATTAAGTGCTGCCTGAAACCTCTTGTAGTGATAATAATATACCACACCCTTTTCCAGATACGCCGTGCTAATCAGATCCCTATCTCCTGATAGCTTCGCTGCCCATATTGTACTATCTGCGTAGATAAGCTTTTTCTCATTGGAAGAAGCATAAAATACACCGTCTTTATATCCCTGAACTAGCTTATCATAATTCTTCTCTCTTTTCGCTTTATTAATATAAGGTTGAATAAATGGAAATGCTTCCGTATTATTTTCTTCGAAATTTTCGTATTTAACTCTCAACTTATAATAATCGCTATACCCTTCTTGGGAAAAGAAAAGTTTAAAAATTACTAAAAAGATTATAAAAAGTAGCTTTTTGATCACATTGAATGATTAATGGTGCCTATATAGTAATCAAAAATACACAAAATCATTTAAATCTTATCAAACATTCATGAATTAATACCTCCCATTCTAAAATCAAAAAACAAACATACAATAGGCTGTATATCAACTATTTATAATTGTCCTTATTTACGAATTAGGACGTCTTAATTGCCGAATAGAGACAACAAGTACTTTTTTATGTCATTTTATGCATATAATTTCGAACTCAGAATTCTGAATGATAAACCTGGCCGGGATAACCTTTTAACTCTGAAATATTATGAAAAAGATTATCTCATTAAAAACATTTCCACTACTAATTGTAATAGCAATGACATTAGGTGCTTGCAGACAGGATGATGAAAATGATTTTCAAAAGGCAAAAACAAGTGTTATTGACAGTAAAATAACGAACACTAATCAATTAAAAACGACCAATGATGAGAATCTGAAAGAAACAGATCCACCCGTAAAGAATGGAACTCATTGGAAAGCCCAACAGTAATACAAATAAGGTATTCTGGGATTACTAAGAACTAACAACCATGTTTATATATAATTTAGTTGCTATATGCAGGTAAATTGCAAAGGACTCAGTTTAATTACCGAGTCCTTTTTCTATACTTAAAGTTATCAGAAAACTGGCTTATTCAATTGCAGAGCAAAAAAAGAGACTGTCTTTCGACAGTCTCCTTCTATTAAAAAAACATTAAGGATTTATAATCACTTCCAGCCTCCGCCTAAGCTCTTATAAATATCAACAACTGTACTCAGCTGTTTTTCTTTAGCTTCTACCAATTCCATTTTGGCATCCAAAGCGTCTCTTTGATTTAAAAGTACCTCAAGGTAGTCTGCTCTTGAATTTCTGAATAATTGATTGGCAATATCGATTGACTGATCTAAAGCCTGTGTTTCCTCAGATTTCAGCTTATAATATTGGTCTATATTTTTAACCTTCGACATTAAGTTTGCAACATCCAGATAAGCATTTAGAATGGTTTTATCGTACTCATATAATGCCTGGATCTGTTTTGCATCGGCCGTCTGAAAATTAGCTTTAATCGCAGTTTTATTAATCAGAGGTCCCGCTACTTCACCTACTAGATTATAGGCAAT is part of the Chryseobacterium paludis genome and encodes:
- a CDS encoding helix-turn-helix domain-containing protein, producing MRVKYENFEENNTEAFPFIQPYINKAKREKNYDKLVQGYKDGVFYASSNEKKLIYADSTIWAAKLSGDRDLISTAYLEKGVVYYYHYKRFQAALNEYLKAYEYSKNTKNDFLKYQNLYHIGVVKSYLGYYEEASKLFEQCIDYYNPKSKSGLHPNEVYNNKKGYLNSLHQLIICYRNLKKPDQATLAIETGLEEAGSDSDYEQEKGYFLLSKGILEYDDSEYLAATEYLKESIPPIKKSGDFARLSVDYFYVGKSYAGLKNNAESISYFKKVDSIFQKHQFILPELRENYEILIKHYKKEGDQGQQLYFTSQLLKADSIISRDFIYLSNKIHKEFDTKTLLEEKSKLEKANSWGRSIIVGLILLAVLLAILLIIRYRREKDVQRKYIILEEKFSLQQNLIFEKSLVPIETEEKKTGLDENKVEELLRKLKIFEDKKEYTQKGLTINKLAGQMGTNSNYLSQVINDCKGMNFNKYLSELRINYITRQLFENKEYLKYRIETLAKECGIASRQNFSDLFYEINGIRPTDFIRKRRQELDNKNNFSAFNPI
- a CDS encoding M20/M25/M40 family metallo-hydrolase; amino-acid sequence: MKKFFLAILSIVIILVAILLIKTFTYPFKKNNTTTVAEVKWVKNDSAIQRLSGGIKVPTVSAGDLDVFNYAPFDQFKEYLKKSYPLVYQNTENYEVNKYGLVFKLKGSKPDLEPILFLSHMDVVPPGDADIKNNAQDIFRPNDKALPAVTKVSEDWDYAPFSGAVADGRIYGRGAIDMKGMLFSLMESLTNMIKSGALPQRDIYLALGFDEEVGGRKGAKQIAKHFKEKGLKFDAVYDEGGLILQKGSIKGIDSDVAVVGCAEKGFLSAKIKVKGLGGHSSMPPMQSAIGKAAVIMQRLEEDQMKPMITPLIKEFFDNIGGTMPFVNRLAISNQWLLKSVLLSQLAKNNSTNALIRSTTALTMMKGSDGTNVLSPEVEFVVNFRLLSGDSVKDIRDHIKKATKGFDVEVEEIDNTREASAVSPTNVKAYQLIQEGIKQIYPNAITTPYLTMAGTDAYKYQIVSKNVYRFMPIKITDAEKQSIHSTNEYISIENYMKMIQYFEYIMKNYDK
- a CDS encoding DUF4861 domain-containing protein, whose amino-acid sequence is MKAIQWVIVMVGIGSLVHAQQSTILLKLQLKNSLDLQRNTQSIEIPLKKVKLLIGKTFRIKETSTGKEIPYQWLKNGDLLVQGDFTAKETKKIEFSQTPSQSLSNMVYGRFIPERLGDFAWENDKIAFRMYGKELEKVPEQNGWGMDAWAKRTDLMVINEWYKLNNYHEDNGDGLDFFQVGKTLGAGDILPYISGEFVYLGNYTSYKILEEGPLRFTFELTYPQVEKGGYEISVVKRISLDAGSQLNKSVATYHFSGRQTLPVFAGIVHWDGKGEKVADQNNHLAAYWPENSKNGIVGTGMLFPYANYYIVDKNKHLGSEIILSNKQSVTFYAGAAWDKAGEITSAKDWEKYLQEFYLKLKYPIQVSK